The Hypanus sabinus isolate sHypSab1 chromosome 1, sHypSab1.hap1, whole genome shotgun sequence genome contains a region encoding:
- the chchd7 gene encoding coiled-coil-helix-coiled-coil-helix domain-containing protein 7, translated as MPGNVRKLRDEDTNPCIEEGDASKKCLEANNYNKNMCSYYFLRYKMCRKFWNDVTVQRRRSGVKPEMPTAKERKEILEDYQEKPY; from the exons ATGCCTGGAAATGTGCGAAAGTTAAGAGATGAAGACACAAATCCATGTATTGAG GAAGGTGATGCCTCCAAGAAGTGCCTAGAAGCAAATAACTACAACAAGAATATGTGCAGCTATTACTTTCTGAGATACAAGATGTGTAGGAAATTCTGG AATGATGTAACAGTGCAAAGAAGAAGGAGTGGTGTTAaacctgaaatgccaactgcCAAGGAAAGAAAAGAGATTTTAGAAGACTATCAAGAGAAGCCCTACTGA